The DNA region GGAGGAAAAGTTATTTCAATGATCAAAATTTTAACATGCTTCAGGAAATAAAAGTTTCAAACATCACTTCTAAGTTGATGAGGAGCATAGGGAGATTGACCCAAAGAACCCTCTAGATTTTCAGCCAGGATATATATGGACCGAAAATCTCAATTGAAATTAAAGTTATTTTCCACTTTGCACTATCTAGGACCATACAGCAATCCTCTAGACCATATATTCAGCATTGACAGAGTTTGAGTTTAGGAGCAAACCCTTTGGAAATAGGAAGTCAATATCAGATAAATGTTCATCTTTCACTAATACAAGGTTCCCTACAAGAAGATTCCCATGAAGTGCTCCAATATTCACTAATCCAAGGCAAAAACATAATCTACTTGGTTAGATGACTCTCACTGGCAACATGCATTAAGGTTAAGGAGCACCTTAGTGTGTGGCATATTGGTTAATTTAGTGGGTGAAAGACTAGGGTTCAAATCCTAGCGGAGATTAAAAAGCACCAGGTGATTCTCCCATCTACCAGAGCCTTGGTTGCCAGAGTTACCTAGTACATATGcttggtgggaggtagcaaaTACCTAGTGGAATAGTAGACGGGCCCGCAAGCTGCCCAAACACCACCGTTGTTAAAAAAGGGCATTAAGGTTAAGGAGACACGCTAAGGAAAAAAGTAATTGCAAACGTAAGATAAGCAACAGAAAACTTATAAATATGACCGCATTAGAAAGCCTTCTAAGAGTATTAGATCTCCAAGTATGTCAAGTACCTTTGACGGCCCAGCAGCATGCAGAATGTTGCAAGCTTCTTGCCCATCTTTTTCAGAAGTGATACTATCAAAAAACAAACCTTCCTAAGAAGACAGCAGTATTGCAATAAAAGAAATGAAGAGCACAACATTATGTCATTCTTCCTATTTTGCAAAGTGAAGTTTCACTCTTCTCTATCAACTTCCAATAACATTTCGAATTTTATAGAACTAACAATAGCCAATTGAAACTAACAAGAATCatgataaaatttatataaatcaGTAGAATGTTTCTGATTAGTATATGATAAGATTAAGAAGAAAGACATGTTACCATGTGCATTcacaaggaaaaaaatatatcatgtaagcaAGCTTCAAGTTAAAGATTCCATGGAAATTGAAGCCAACAAAGCTTTAGAATACCCTAGGCATCACATGAAAGAGAGGTGGTCTAATAAGTAGATTAACCAGCAAACCTAGACAAGATAGCTATTTCAAATAAAAGAGGAACTTTCACATTTTACAAACCTATAACTCTATAACCAAAACTTTTTAACATACTTCCCCCACCCAAATAAATGTCATAACACTTGAGAGTCAAGTCTACCATCATAAGACTACATGTCTTCATACAGGTAAATCACCAGGAAATACTTTTTTCCTCTACGGATAAGTTACAAACCCTAGAAATGTTACCTGGACCCGGTCAATTGCTCTGCTTCAAACTGGTTAGGCGTCAACATTGAAGCAACAGGGACAACCTAGTTAAAGAAACACACCAACTTAAACAACAGCACTAAATACTCCAATGCAGACGGCAGACAACGTTCAGTCACCAATTCATTATTTGGAGCCACATCACATTCCGGTCCTTAATGCATGTATGTAATTGGATTTAAGTCGGAATGTctattaaaagaattaaaaagaagaaactttTTCACATCCATAACAAGTCTTATCATCACCATTCACCAACCCAATGCAAGTAAGAGAAAAAACAAATGTCAAAAGATCCATAAACAAAAAATAGTGCTATAACACATTAAATAAAGGAAGCTCAGTACCTATGCATGTAAGACAGTCATATGATGTTATGGGCAATGTATTGTCATACAAAAACACAAATCAGTGCAAACAAAAATATTAGTAATAAAACAAGCTCAGTGCCTTGGTATGCTGAAATTATCACAACAAAGCAGTTAGGAACACACTGATCAGTAAAATGTTTGAGTCCTCATCCATTTCTGAGCCTGGTCAATCAAGATAACATTGATGGATGGATCCTTCTAAATGCAAGTTATGCTTTATCCATTGATGTTCTTTTATGGAAAATACAAAGAAGTACCTTCTCACGGTATACTGCCACCAGTTCTGGAGGGACGTATAGCTTACCTTCATCACCCATCACAGGATCACAAACTGACAAATACAACATAATTACACAGAGAATTGAGAGGAACAAACATAAGAGATTTGTATGCATTTACATTCATCTCGAAAGAGATGCAATTTGGTGGAACAACCTAGTATTAGCTATGTAAGACTGCATTGCAACTAGTGTTAGATAGTAACATTAAATTCATCTTCTCCAAATCCGTAAGATAGTAACATTAAAATAAGGAAACACTGAACtgtaaagggaaaaaaaaaaaaaaaaggaaacactTGACTACATGAGGAAAACTGTAAAATGCCGTAATTTTGAGAGAATTTATTTTCCTAAATGCTGCATAAAAATTTGCTCCTAGGGATATACTCACCATATGTAAGCTTGGGGTTGACAGACCGAAGCTTATCAACGACTTTCAGTACTGTGTTCAAGAAGGAGACCGAACCAATATAACCTACAAGTGTCAGTCAATATAAGCATCAGAGCGCAACAAAGCATTCCAGAcagagaaagaaggaaaaattaaagggaaagtaatgagaaaaagaaaatttctgTCAATAGAAGAAGGATAAAATTGAAAAGCAGTCTGAATTCTTGTAATGGCAAATAAAGGCAGCCCAAAACACAAGACAGATAATTGGATTGACACAAAATATAGCAGGTAACTAGTCTTATGCAAGGTAACCAAAACTCTTTTGTAATTTCATTTACACACACTGGAAGCTATAGATGAAGGAGCAGAAGACATGTTTTTAACTGCTAATTTTGGAAGTTTGTTGACATTGTAAGTTCTGGTATCAGATCCTTCAAGCACATGAATGTGTGTCAAGAAAAACATTATGGAACAGGATATTTACTCATTCAAAATACCTGTCAGCAGATGAGTATAATATAATAGATCATTGGCTTCAAGACCTTCTACTAAATCCCACAGTTGTTCTCCATTTAAAACCTGGCCCTTAAAAGTTGGGTATCCTGCAGAGTTCTCAAGCTAATTAACCACAACATAATCCAGTTAACATGATTTTAATGGTTAACAGATGACCTCGCACCGTATTTCAGGCCTCAGATTCTTTGAATGAAGTGATATAAGCAGCTTGCCTGTGTGATTTGAGAACTGTACAGAATTGATTGGGTCCACATCGTAGCCCAGCAGTTGGAGCGGGAATACTGCTGACTTGTTGCCCACATATCCCTAAGTAAAagcaaaatttggaaaataaccTCCTGATCAAATACTCACAAGCAATTGTGAGGAACACCAAAAGAGTATCAACAATCTGACATCATAGTCACTAGTTAACAGATCAAGTTTTCTATCctcctattttttatttttttttaataaggtaaAGTTCTATTGATAAATAGTATCAAGCTGGTACTACAGGAATTACGACAGAGATCAAGGTTTCAATTCTTGTGTAAGCAGTAAGCGTCAtttcaattttataaaatcaatcACCATGCAGGCTATTAACAATCTTGCAAGATATGGAATTAAATGTCTGTCAAGATCAGGTTCCTACAATGACCAAAAGATTAAACGATTGTAggtatattttgtttcaaattaaGGTCTGTTTTAATTGTATAAATcaactaatagttattatctcagaaagtctttttttttcttgattccaATTTCCTTGAACAAAGAAAGTGACTTTCTGAGATAATATCGTGACCATTTGTGAAATCAACTCCTATTTCACCTTTACATAAAGAGCTGATAactggaattggtgtaatttatgTTCAAAGTCTCGTAGCTAGTCAACTCACAGCAACTAAATTTGGAATTGAGGTAATGATGACCAAATCGGAGTACCTGAACTGTATGAGACTGAATGCTTAGGACACGACCGGTGTCCGATGGCAGTGCTAACGCCAGGATCGGTGGTTGAGCCATGTGTAATTGCTTTGAGCACCTAGGTCTGCAAAAATACTTCAATTACTCTACTAGTAGTAAATAAAGAGATTATCCAGTTTCTCAAGGAAGAGAACTTCACCTGAAATTCGATAAGCTTCGGATTGAATTGAATCCAATGCGAGAGATGAGTGGAGaaacaaacatatataaaagacTAAACTTTGAAAGTCAATATTGTTCGCATTAAATTAATACTGTACATTCCAGTCCCCAAAGCCTTGCAATAATTGATCAAAAGTTTTTGGATTAAATTATCGTGACTTGGAGATTTGACTGTCTTGGTTAGGTGAATGTGAATCTGATTTGGTGCTACCAGTATTTTTTATGTCAGTAATAGTgactaaaatcaaaattttgacCGGTAATTTTATTTTAGGGTTCCGCGGCGTCTCAGTTAGAGTTTCGTCAAATGTAGAAAGGTGGAAATGAATGGGTAGCGGTCCGGTCTACCCAATTAAATGCTGCCACGATGGATGAAAGTGCACCGTTAAAGTGCGGCTTCAAAATATTTAgctgaattatgaatatttgtGACAGTGTATCTCCTTAGACGAAAACTCCACGGGAAATTGCAAGGATATTTTGtttaaatattcaaattaaGGTCTGTTTTAATTGTAcatatgataaaatattttcctcgaattttaaaagaatttatgtacctttttttttttccataaacaACTTCATTATATCATTTCATAATATGTCTCAAGCGTGCGTAAGAAGCCTCTGAATCAGCTACAACCCAACTTGGAAaagaagaatttcaagaaactcttatgtaaaatgaaaatagaGAACTTAGCTAGATTATGAGCTAGCACATTTCATATGCGAGGCATATATACAAATttgatattttcaaaagaactcATCAATCTCCATATATCCTCGCAAATTATATCTGTCTCCCAAGACACTATCATCTTCTTTTGTAACATTAGTACCGCATTTTTCGCGTCTCATAGTATATGAATCTTTGACCAACCATTTTGTAACGCTCTTTCCAGCGCCTGCCAAATTGCTAGTGCTTCAGCAGTTATGATcttgccttttctttttccacttCTAAACCTGCATCTGTGAAAACAGCAATCTCATCTTGTGTCGTAGTAATATTTTCGTCATGAATCTTATTAGACAAACAAGTTAACCCGGAGGAAACTAGCAaagcattatcattttcatgtATATCGAATAAAACCTTATTAACTATGTCATTAGGTTTATGTATATCACCGTTAAATCATAAAGAATTTATAGCTTTCCATCTTGCCATAAAAGAGAGACACTTAATCTCATTAGCTCAATGGAATCTGCGTATTGGCATCTATTGTGAAATAATTCATTCTACCATCTTgcaaaatcaatatttttttctaaatcagGCCAATTGATAGGCAATAATTTCCATACTAACTGAGCTTTCGGACGCCTAAAAAACCTATGTTCAATCATTTTTTATTCTAAACCACAGACCTTGCAAACATCACAAATATGAGTTAATTTCTTAGAAATGCATGCATTTATAGGTCAGACATTAAGAAtgcattttttaagaaaactagTGTACTGTCTCGTGCTTCGCAcggttgaaaaaaataattattttacacATATAAGATTCATAgaattaatgaaaaaaataaaaaaatataaaaagtctgaagtaaataaataaaatatagataatctccacatttagtttaaaatatttgtttcagtcaataaaataattttttacagaTAAATGCACAAAAAGTAAAACATGCTAATAAGCATATATAACAATTGTAGATTTAGTGAAAAATAAGAGAGAAATATATGCAAAAAGAAGGCGATAAGAACATAACATGCTTGTTAGCCTCAAACCTTTCTGAGAACATCGACTTGATACGAACAGaaaaaatagaaacttcaaaaagattacaaactcaaaagcacGAAGTAAATCAATTTAACAAAACTAATGATATTTACATGCcgattaacaaaataaaaaggacTAATTTTAAAGCCTGCCATTTTTTAATAATTCTCATGATGTCGTTAAACACACAAAGGTATTACATACGATGTTCATGACAAAAATTATGAGCGTTTGGAcctgaaaaggaaaataaaatttattatgtGCTTGTTAGTTGTGAACCTCTCTCTAACGCATTGacttgaaacaaaaaaaaaatcaatcacaAAAAGTTACTGAAAATATTTATAAGACTGGATACTGCAATATCTACAAATATATTGAAGTTaaaaaatgtcaatttttttcgtaatgatttcaaatttaaaaagcaAACTCTCGCGTGTCGTGGTGCTAGGGGAAGGGATCGGTAGGAATAGAAATGACATGGGAGTTTTAGGTCCAattgttgtttttcttctttttagaaGTTGGCTTTAACTCTGATTGGGATGAGGTTTTGTTTTATTTGGTGAGATGTAATCAAACTtggaatgatttttttttgttgacagATTTGTAGGTTGGTGTCGGTGAATTTGTTGTTACATGTTCTATCATATCAACAGACTATAAATGCtctacaagattcaaaaaaggttttttttttttaaaaaaggaattaaaaaaaaaaaaaagagaagacgAAACAAAAGTTTCCACGACTCTTTAAGAAAAACTTCAATTGCAAATTATTTAGGACCGATTATACATCTCATCTATATTAAGATCAACTATCATTccaataaatgataaataatccgcagctatataattttttttcttttgtatttaGACTCTTCATTCTAACTAAGAGAAATAATTTGTGCAAATTATAGAGAATAAAGTAAAACTAACATTGTTAAAGAGTCCAGCCCTT from Lycium ferocissimum isolate CSIRO_LF1 chromosome 2, AGI_CSIRO_Lferr_CH_V1, whole genome shotgun sequence includes:
- the LOC132046698 gene encoding pyridoxal kinase, with protein sequence MFVSPLISRIGFNSIRSLSNFRPRCSKQLHMAQPPILALALPSDTGRVLSIQSHTVQGYVGNKSAVFPLQLLGYDVDPINSVQFSNHTGYPTFKGQVLNGEQLWDLVEGLEANDLLYYTHLLTGYIGSVSFLNTVLKVVDKLRSVNPKLTYVCDPVMGDEGKLYVPPELVAVYREKVVPVASMLTPNQFEAEQLTGSSITSEKDGQEACNILHAAGPSKVVITSINIDGTLLLIGSHQKEKGQSPEQFKIVIPKIPAYFTGTGDLMTALLLGWSNKYPNDLDKAAELAVSSVQALLLRTLTDYQKAGYDCQSSSLEIRLIQSQDDIRNPEVKYRAKRYI